The following are encoded in a window of Fischerella sp. PCC 9605 genomic DNA:
- a CDS encoding WD40 repeat domain-containing protein, with product MDWISLLKAQQADFLQRVKKPKTHDVSLLESQVKGCHTEIMPFWGEALEKLMETARQQAEIIAKNPPPTPPEYPEFSEWTIPFPTYFQQQAEDYILREQIVEQVMHQRLGKRIHRMPQDAVKNMVLDDEGNLRGESKFPYLLVDKPKVSILVCVADGESFNSLKKDKIKWSVTQEDLKNNQLLIFLSLFYPFTGTRGYEKQAIITGFLPTNQLEFSEPKIYITASSLLYAGGLSWYLETGISKQNALPLFDEIMVPEQTQTVPPEHPLKEIIGDWECWQTLKGHTRGINCLAFCPGSNNDSISVLVASGSRGETKLWDLTKGELVGTLSEHPWMLSGLVDEVNALAFSPDGQTLVSGGADSTIKMWHVGAQDLIDILHKHNGMVRCVAFTPDGRMLATGGDDRKILFWDLMQRQVTVALSLDDTAAHSLALSQDGQILVTGSYRKIKVWQVCQQPGGKPPHAELLHTLTGHAHIVRSLAMSVDGKILVSGSRDKTIKIWQLETGELLHTLKGHRDGVYAIALSPDGQTVASGSADKTIKLWHLQTGELLATFTGHTHTVTAVAFTASGEILVSGSLDKTIKIWQRS from the coding sequence ATGGATTGGATTAGCTTACTCAAAGCTCAACAAGCTGATTTCCTTCAACGGGTGAAAAAACCAAAGACTCATGACGTATCTTTGCTGGAAAGTCAAGTCAAAGGTTGCCACACTGAAATTATGCCATTTTGGGGCGAAGCACTGGAAAAACTGATGGAAACTGCTCGTCAACAAGCAGAAATTATTGCCAAAAATCCGCCTCCTACACCACCCGAATATCCTGAATTTTCGGAATGGACAATACCCTTTCCGACGTACTTTCAGCAGCAAGCAGAAGATTATATTTTACGAGAGCAAATTGTTGAACAAGTCATGCATCAACGTCTGGGCAAGAGGATTCATAGAATGCCACAAGACGCTGTCAAAAATATGGTATTAGATGATGAGGGAAATTTACGCGGTGAAAGCAAATTTCCTTATTTACTTGTTGATAAACCCAAGGTTAGTATTCTAGTTTGCGTTGCAGATGGCGAAAGTTTTAATAGTCTTAAAAAAGATAAGATTAAGTGGTCTGTGACTCAAGAGGATTTGAAAAATAACCAACTATTGATTTTTTTATCTTTGTTTTATCCATTTACTGGCACCAGAGGTTACGAAAAACAAGCAATAATTACTGGCTTTTTACCTACAAATCAACTTGAATTTAGTGAACCAAAAATTTACATTACTGCCAGCAGTTTATTATATGCGGGTGGACTGAGTTGGTATTTGGAAACAGGAATTAGCAAACAAAATGCACTGCCATTGTTTGATGAAATAATGGTTCCAGAACAAACTCAAACTGTACCACCAGAGCATCCCCTTAAGGAGATAATCGGAGATTGGGAGTGCTGGCAAACATTGAAAGGGCACACTAGAGGGATTAACTGTCTTGCTTTCTGTCCCGGAAGTAACAACGATTCCATCTCTGTGTTGGTAGCTAGTGGGAGTCGTGGAGAGACAAAGTTATGGGATTTGACGAAGGGAGAGTTAGTTGGTACTTTATCAGAGCATCCTTGGATGTTGTCTGGATTAGTAGATGAAGTAAATGCCCTAGCTTTTAGTCCAGATGGGCAGACTTTGGTAAGTGGTGGTGCAGACTCTACGATCAAAATGTGGCATGTAGGCGCACAAGATTTGATAGATATCCTGCACAAACATAATGGCATGGTGCGCTGTGTTGCTTTCACTCCCGATGGACGGATGTTAGCAACGGGAGGAGATGACAGAAAAATTTTGTTTTGGGATTTGATGCAACGCCAGGTAACTGTTGCCCTTTCTTTAGATGATACTGCTGCTCATTCTTTGGCTTTGAGCCAAGATGGGCAAATTTTGGTTACAGGCAGTTACCGCAAAATTAAGGTGTGGCAAGTTTGCCAACAACCAGGAGGTAAACCTCCACATGCTGAGTTATTGCATACTCTCACAGGCCATGCTCATATTGTGCGATCGCTAGCGATGAGTGTTGATGGCAAAATTCTTGTCAGTGGCAGTCGGGATAAGACTATCAAAATTTGGCAATTAGAAACAGGGGAATTGCTGCATACCCTGAAAGGACACAGAGATGGAGTATATGCGATCGCCCTTTCTCCCGATGGGCAAACTGTCGCTAGTGGCAGCGCAGATAAAACTATTAAATTATGGCATCTACAAACAGGTGAATTGCTGGCTACATTTACAGGTCATACTCACACTGTTACGGCAGTAGCATTTACTGCTTCTGGGGAAATTTTGGTGAGTGGAAGTTTGGATAAGACGATTAAAATTTGGCAACGGAGTTAA
- a CDS encoding glycoside hydrolase family 13 protein — MQIHTPDWVKHAVFYQIFPDRFARSKQPRKRLLRNASWEDWDAMPTLQGYKGGDLWGVLEQLDYIQDLGINAIYFTPIFQSASNHRYHTHDYYQVDPMLGGNPAFQELLDAAHARNIKVVLDGVFNHSSRGFFFFHDVLENGPHSPWVDWFKIEGWPLSPYNGEFPANYKSWADNRALPVFNHDNPEVREYIMEIAEFWIKFGIDGWRLDVPFEITTPGFWQEFRQRVKAINPDAYIVGEVWGDSREWLDGTQFDGVMNYLFAAPTIAFTAGDRVDMEQVQGRSYHPYPPLFAAEYAAKMQELLQLYPWEIQLTQLNLLASHDTARLISIAGGVSEAPPQEARASVELATLLLLTFPGAPSIYYGDEVGLPGRLDPDSRRGFPLEASWDREILDTHRQLIALRHTYPCLRTGDYQVLYSQGELYVFARTLDKEELVIAVNSGTASAKANIDTINLHTQPNKLLYGSAEVEWHTEGEIKSLSLNLPSRTGCILGVG; from the coding sequence ATGCAGATTCACACACCAGACTGGGTTAAGCACGCTGTTTTCTATCAAATTTTTCCCGATCGCTTCGCTAGAAGCAAGCAACCACGCAAACGACTGTTGCGTAATGCTAGTTGGGAAGACTGGGACGCTATGCCTACACTCCAAGGTTACAAGGGAGGGGATTTGTGGGGTGTTCTCGAACAGCTAGATTACATACAGGATTTGGGAATTAACGCCATTTACTTTACACCTATCTTTCAATCTGCCAGCAATCACCGCTACCATACCCACGATTATTATCAGGTTGATCCCATGTTGGGGGGCAATCCGGCTTTTCAGGAATTGCTAGATGCAGCCCACGCCCGCAATATTAAAGTCGTTTTAGATGGAGTATTTAATCATTCCAGTCGTGGCTTTTTCTTTTTCCACGATGTTTTGGAAAATGGCCCCCACTCGCCTTGGGTTGATTGGTTCAAAATTGAAGGCTGGCCTCTTTCTCCTTACAATGGCGAATTTCCCGCCAACTACAAGAGTTGGGCTGACAATCGAGCGCTACCAGTATTTAACCATGACAACCCAGAAGTCAGGGAATACATCATGGAAATTGCCGAATTTTGGATTAAATTTGGCATTGATGGTTGGCGTTTAGATGTGCCGTTTGAAATTACAACTCCCGGTTTTTGGCAGGAGTTTCGCCAGCGTGTCAAAGCCATTAATCCTGATGCTTATATTGTGGGCGAAGTTTGGGGAGATTCTCGCGAGTGGTTGGATGGTACGCAATTTGACGGCGTGATGAATTATTTATTTGCCGCGCCAACGATCGCATTTACCGCAGGCGATCGCGTAGATATGGAACAAGTCCAAGGACGTTCCTATCATCCCTACCCGCCTTTGTTTGCTGCTGAGTACGCTGCTAAAATGCAGGAATTACTGCAACTTTACCCTTGGGAAATTCAACTGACGCAATTAAATTTACTAGCGAGTCACGATACAGCACGGTTGATTAGTATTGCTGGGGGCGTTAGCGAAGCTCCTCCGCAGGAGGCTCGCGCTAGTGTGGAATTAGCAACTCTACTGCTACTCACCTTTCCTGGTGCGCCCAGTATTTATTATGGTGATGAAGTGGGTTTACCCGGTCGTCTCGATCCAGACTCCCGTCGTGGCTTTCCTTTAGAAGCCAGTTGGGATCGAGAAATTCTCGATACTCACCGCCAATTAATTGCCCTCCGCCACACCTACCCTTGTTTACGTACGGGTGATTACCAAGTCTTATATTCCCAAGGAGAACTTTACGTTTTTGCACGCACTTTAGACAAAGAGGAATTAGTGATAGCCGTTAACTCTGGTACTGCATCGGCAAAAGCAAACATAGACACAATCAATTTGCATACCCAACCCAACAAGCTTTTATATGGCAGTGCTGAGGTTGAATGGCACACTGAGGGAGAGATCAAGTCCTTAAGTTTAAACCTTCCTTCACGCACTGGTTGTATTTTAGGTGTTGGTTAG
- a CDS encoding DNA-directed RNA polymerase subunit omega: protein MLKRSKFETTQSQIMHRAEDLISAASNRYRITVQVANRAKRRRYEDFESSDDAMMKPVLRAIIEMSDELTQPEIIGEV, encoded by the coding sequence ATGCTAAAGCGTTCTAAGTTCGAGACGACCCAATCCCAAATTATGCACCGTGCTGAGGATCTGATTAGTGCAGCCTCAAATCGCTATCGCATTACGGTTCAAGTGGCAAATCGTGCCAAGCGTCGGCGTTACGAAGACTTTGAGAGTAGCGATGATGCCATGATGAAACCAGTACTAAGAGCAATTATTGAGATGTCGGATGAACTGACTCAACCAGAAATTATTGGAGAAGTATAA
- a CDS encoding DUF1818 family protein, which yields MERVVKSGSGWRIGWNPSAPEYKGLVGTDDWAIELTEAELNDFCRLLLQLADTMQQLASELMDEEKIACEAESDLLWMEVEGYPHAYSLRFILNTSRCAEGKWSASAVPGLLQAAGMLKVF from the coding sequence ATGGAACGTGTCGTTAAAAGTGGATCTGGTTGGCGTATTGGTTGGAACCCATCTGCACCAGAATATAAAGGTTTAGTGGGTACAGATGATTGGGCGATCGAGTTAACAGAAGCAGAATTAAATGATTTTTGTCGGCTACTGTTGCAACTAGCAGACACAATGCAGCAACTTGCTTCGGAATTAATGGACGAAGAAAAAATCGCCTGTGAAGCCGAAAGCGATTTACTATGGATGGAAGTAGAAGGTTATCCCCATGCCTACAGTCTGCGCTTTATCTTAAATACGAGTCGTTGTGCAGAAGGCAAATGGAGTGCATCCGCTGTTCCAGGTTTGCTACAAGCTGCTGGGATGCTTAAGGTTTTTTAG
- a CDS encoding recombinase family protein produces the protein MFESATDAHSASTNNIPLRLIGYGRASTAKQSITKDVQLEGITRYCELYGHHLVDFFYDAAKSGKSKQNRGELLKALELLEAGKANGIIIYKLDRLTRSPKDLFELVENYFKTYTLISVCDQIDTHSANGRLVINILMAVANWEREIIVERTLDALETKKAKGQHIGRVGIGYTKTKAGKLEKTPLYDILVDVYRRWNNGSTLQELATELNQKGIQTATKKPWHPQNLWFVLKKIENELMSLGLVG, from the coding sequence ATGTTTGAATCTGCTACTGATGCACATAGTGCATCCACTAACAATATACCATTACGTTTAATCGGCTACGGTCGTGCATCCACAGCAAAACAATCAATTACCAAAGATGTGCAGCTTGAGGGTATAACCAGATATTGTGAACTTTATGGACATCACCTTGTAGATTTCTTCTATGACGCAGCCAAAAGCGGTAAATCCAAACAGAATCGAGGTGAATTACTCAAAGCACTGGAACTACTCGAAGCTGGAAAAGCAAATGGAATCATCATTTACAAACTCGATAGACTTACACGATCGCCAAAAGATTTATTTGAGCTTGTAGAGAACTATTTCAAAACGTATACCTTGATTTCTGTTTGTGACCAAATAGATACCCACAGTGCGAATGGACGTTTAGTGATAAACATCCTAATGGCTGTGGCTAACTGGGAAAGGGAAATCATCGTTGAGAGAACTTTGGATGCTTTGGAGACTAAAAAAGCCAAAGGGCAGCATATAGGTAGGGTAGGTATAGGCTACACAAAAACTAAAGCTGGAAAGCTAGAGAAGACACCTCTATATGACATTTTGGTGGATGTTTATCGACGCTGGAATAATGGCTCTACATTGCAGGAATTAGCTACTGAATTAAATCAAAAAGGTATCCAGACTGCCACTAAAAAACCCTGGCATCCACAGAATCTATGGTTTGTTTTGAAGAAAATTGAGAATGAACTAATGAGTTTAGGATTAGTGGGCTGA
- a CDS encoding phage antirepressor KilAC domain-containing protein, which produces MSAIGYRAYFQRELQWQPPATHLYKLPQSYSEALRMLADETEAHAKTKGELEEAQPKIILAEDFIEKVGLTSFTQFTNDLNIPRNKFVQWLVDKGYCTRSKSKRKYVRAYSQYRKYILLKPVTITIDDKTEVVPSTY; this is translated from the coding sequence ATGTCCGCAATTGGATATAGAGCTTATTTCCAGCGAGAACTACAATGGCAACCTCCAGCAACACATCTTTATAAATTACCGCAGTCATATAGTGAAGCTTTGAGGATGTTAGCCGATGAAACTGAAGCTCATGCCAAGACTAAAGGTGAACTAGAAGAAGCTCAGCCCAAAATTATCTTGGCAGAAGATTTCATTGAGAAAGTGGGATTAACTAGCTTTACTCAGTTTACAAATGACTTGAATATACCTCGCAATAAGTTCGTTCAGTGGTTAGTAGATAAGGGCTACTGTACACGCTCTAAGTCCAAAAGAAAGTACGTAAGGGCTTATTCTCAATACCGAAAATACATACTTCTAAAGCCGGTAACAATCACAATAGACGACAAAACAGAAGTAGTTCCTAGCACCTACTAA
- a CDS encoding DUF3102 domain-containing protein, producing MFSIPVSSELVVGTPEWFNKAIEIIEYTEKSLPDWRVTVGQEFIKVRESLPYGEFGKWIEKNIKKSRRSVYYYIECAEKPVVQSIAQPPEPLPDKGSEHSSVYRSAEEVSNNSRILPLPTAKQAMERVERGETKAQKPGSSLANISFTVPVEDKALAEEYLKGFEEPIKLTDQMRELFSQWLHDVGLKS from the coding sequence ATGTTTTCTATTCCAGTCAGTTCTGAGTTAGTAGTAGGTACTCCGGAGTGGTTCAATAAGGCTATAGAGATTATTGAGTACACAGAGAAATCACTACCTGATTGGAGAGTTACGGTTGGTCAAGAATTCATTAAGGTTAGAGAATCTCTACCTTATGGTGAGTTCGGAAAATGGATTGAGAAAAACATAAAGAAATCAAGGAGGTCTGTTTATTACTATATTGAGTGTGCTGAGAAACCAGTTGTGCAATCAATTGCACAACCTCCAGAACCTTTGCCAGATAAAGGCTCTGAGCATTCATCAGTATATCGCTCTGCTGAGGAGGTATCAAATAATTCTAGAATTCTACCTCTACCTACTGCCAAACAAGCTATGGAAAGGGTAGAGAGGGGTGAAACTAAAGCGCAAAAACCTGGTTCTTCTTTAGCTAATATATCTTTTACTGTTCCAGTAGAGGATAAAGCTTTAGCAGAAGAATACCTCAAAGGATTTGAAGAACCAATAAAATTAACAGATCAAATGAGAGAATTATTTTCTCAATGGTTACATGATGTTGGTTTGAAATCTTGA
- a CDS encoding competence protein CoiA, with protein sequence MQYGLIAGERTKAYPGGKAVCPTCGEELVAKCGSIKIWHWSHKSDSDCDKWSEGETEWHLGWKNMFPKELQEVVIKKGDVIHRADVCIPTWDGKQFVVELQHSPISPEEIKEREEFYEDMVWIFDAQDFADNFKITDKGEYQSFYWRYPRKSLMTTTKPTLFHLPDTVIHHRHSVDVPPYNYEKWGTWDEYSTYVKENLCDLKILDNGQRIWVVKHTVVSTTYQDNVFYIQKHYDSGKEGNFKTGWGYLDCSGDVVSYLLSKMDKPRFFKSLDRQTNKNPITCV encoded by the coding sequence ATGCAATACGGATTGATTGCTGGAGAACGTACAAAAGCGTATCCAGGTGGTAAAGCTGTCTGCCCTACATGTGGGGAGGAGTTAGTAGCTAAATGTGGCTCGATAAAGATTTGGCATTGGTCACATAAGTCAGATTCTGATTGTGATAAGTGGTCAGAAGGTGAAACAGAATGGCACTTAGGATGGAAAAATATGTTTCCAAAAGAACTGCAAGAAGTAGTTATCAAAAAGGGAGATGTTATCCACAGAGCGGATGTTTGTATACCTACTTGGGATGGTAAGCAGTTCGTAGTAGAGTTACAGCATTCTCCTATCTCTCCTGAAGAAATTAAAGAAAGGGAAGAATTTTATGAGGATATGGTGTGGATTTTTGATGCTCAAGATTTTGCCGATAATTTTAAGATTACCGACAAAGGGGAATATCAATCTTTCTATTGGCGATATCCACGTAAAAGTTTGATGACGACCACGAAACCTACATTATTTCACCTACCCGACACTGTTATCCATCATCGGCATTCAGTAGACGTCCCCCCATACAATTACGAAAAATGGGGTACTTGGGATGAGTATTCTACCTACGTAAAAGAGAATTTATGTGATTTAAAGATATTAGATAATGGTCAGCGTATATGGGTTGTTAAACATACAGTAGTATCAACTACTTATCAAGATAATGTCTTTTATATCCAAAAGCACTACGACAGTGGTAAAGAAGGTAATTTTAAAACGGGTTGGGGTTATTTAGATTGTTCTGGTGATGTTGTTTCATATCTGCTTTCAAAGATGGATAAGCCTAGATTTTTTAAGAGTTTGGATAGACAAACTAATAAAAACCCCATAACTTGTGTTTGA
- a CDS encoding DUF3987 domain-containing protein, whose amino-acid sequence MALLEDSAFHNNDASGGQKSSENDLSTSKDECFDHPAIPDSTATSLNIEELYTPQTIEKTVFWLLSLGLSPMPENPKECLEQLGTKDGKQPCWKDYQGVVRSVSWKQWQGKQPPEGVLVKWFAYSSGVGALLGWNGQHYITRIDFDYGPEPEKLFKTEEQMLEAVNIWLENYPQIRNTLAMRSPSGGLGFFVALTKKNEWTAFTLDPESNLKCGEFLHSNGQHTLLPPTVGVNGKPYEWIQFADYPIVVDGSPEDIGLYPTARKYKKKESKVVTPRPAAKRISTKELTLEEVVRLGNRKASKVLDGESVEVGDRSHALTLLASECKGWENWLKSKRIEYSGTTEELAEEAWGKFPDSEDDPDKWERILGTISDDCVPTAYHEEGDSGCWKVIRATKKVKSQDILQEDEEIDEIKSNLSELFGYRDSRINLFEILPEPLARLVVARADAMPTSPEHLLTTLIPTAGSRFGLAKIEICREAGFIQPAIYRTASVMPSGRLKTPTSQQIISPLQKLESAAYEEWKVADEAYKLSLEQWESLDKRDRGKKPQPPGGRRRYIVSDYTFEALKDIIASSERKSLLENRDELSGKFTSRNQYKGGKGDDAQQDLQLFDGTPICSDRRKESIYIDEHAVSVTGGIQDDVLKKLMGDHTDISGEFARFLWCLVTPPVPYLDLQHADKYADSLHLSNHLQKLYVQLGSVAPKVYKLSADSKPIYELASNVLTDLLIKEPHEGVRASLSKLRTYLARLTLWCHIINEIGSGDTNIPEYIQPVNVIRAIKLVWFYLGQVRLLYALNSPQEELTGDLLKIQEKALSTSGGVTIRELQKYIRSLRDKPNEEILTMLHQLEGSGYGYIVKAGKSTKYVTADKCRRIADELPTSSIEELLAQSTTTGGLFNKNNSTADNADSFSSFDENLESGITGDSILENQKSTPVGSENVGDSPEALVNQEVEMSALEKNMSAMSALEDEPPITVVDSAGVGISVGDRVSMFNMMLREYSCSGEIVNFRMDKAGSRVVGAIVRVCPTGFNPNNEPKEIFVAIHLLKKLNKVNF is encoded by the coding sequence ATGGCTTTACTAGAAGATAGCGCATTTCATAATAATGATGCAAGTGGTGGTCAAAAATCTTCAGAAAATGACCTATCCACCAGTAAGGATGAGTGCTTCGACCATCCAGCTATACCAGACTCAACAGCTACAAGTCTTAATATAGAAGAGTTATACACCCCTCAAACAATAGAAAAGACAGTTTTTTGGCTATTATCTCTGGGATTATCCCCAATGCCGGAAAACCCCAAAGAATGTCTAGAGCAACTTGGTACAAAGGACGGGAAACAACCTTGCTGGAAAGATTATCAGGGTGTTGTACGTTCTGTTTCTTGGAAACAATGGCAAGGTAAACAACCACCAGAGGGGGTACTGGTTAAGTGGTTTGCATACAGTTCTGGTGTAGGTGCGTTATTGGGCTGGAATGGGCAGCATTACATTACGCGAATAGATTTTGATTACGGGCCAGAACCAGAGAAGTTATTCAAAACCGAAGAACAGATGTTAGAGGCTGTAAACATCTGGCTGGAAAACTACCCTCAGATAAGAAATACATTAGCAATGCGTTCTCCTTCTGGGGGGCTTGGGTTTTTTGTGGCGCTTACCAAAAAGAACGAATGGACTGCATTCACTCTTGACCCCGAAAGTAATCTTAAATGCGGAGAATTCTTGCACAGCAACGGGCAGCATACTTTATTGCCGCCTACTGTTGGGGTTAATGGAAAGCCATACGAATGGATTCAATTCGCTGATTATCCAATAGTGGTTGATGGTTCCCCAGAAGATATAGGGCTATACCCGACAGCAAGAAAATACAAGAAGAAAGAGAGTAAGGTAGTTACCCCAAGACCAGCAGCCAAAAGAATTTCTACAAAAGAACTGACTTTAGAGGAAGTAGTTCGGCTTGGCAACAGAAAAGCAAGCAAAGTACTCGACGGTGAATCAGTTGAGGTTGGCGATCGCTCACATGCCTTAACTCTATTAGCTAGTGAGTGTAAAGGCTGGGAGAACTGGCTTAAATCAAAAAGAATTGAGTATAGTGGCACGACAGAGGAATTAGCAGAGGAAGCTTGGGGAAAATTCCCAGATAGCGAGGATGACCCAGATAAATGGGAACGAATTCTGGGAACAATTTCAGACGATTGTGTACCAACTGCCTATCACGAAGAAGGTGATAGTGGATGCTGGAAAGTCATCAGAGCAACTAAAAAGGTTAAATCTCAGGATATTCTACAAGAAGACGAGGAAATAGACGAAATCAAATCAAATCTCTCTGAGTTATTTGGTTACAGGGATAGCAGGATAAATCTTTTTGAGATTCTCCCGGAACCACTAGCTAGGTTGGTGGTTGCAAGAGCTGATGCAATGCCGACATCACCAGAGCATCTTTTGACTACATTAATCCCCACTGCTGGCTCTCGTTTTGGGTTAGCAAAAATCGAAATCTGTAGAGAAGCTGGCTTTATCCAACCAGCAATATATAGAACTGCATCTGTGATGCCATCAGGTAGGCTAAAAACTCCTACCTCGCAGCAGATAATAAGCCCACTTCAGAAGCTAGAATCAGCAGCTTATGAGGAGTGGAAAGTTGCAGATGAAGCCTACAAATTGAGTTTAGAGCAGTGGGAGTCCCTAGATAAAAGAGATAGAGGTAAAAAACCACAACCACCAGGGGGGAGGAGGAGATATATAGTTTCTGACTACACATTTGAAGCGTTGAAAGACATCATAGCCTCAAGTGAACGTAAATCACTACTGGAAAATCGAGATGAGCTTTCTGGAAAATTCACCAGCCGAAACCAATATAAGGGTGGTAAGGGGGATGACGCCCAACAGGATTTACAACTGTTTGACGGTACGCCTATATGCAGTGACCGCAGAAAGGAAAGCATTTACATAGATGAACATGCTGTATCGGTTACTGGTGGCATCCAAGATGATGTGCTGAAAAAGTTGATGGGTGATCACACAGATATCTCAGGGGAATTCGCAAGATTCTTATGGTGTCTAGTCACTCCACCAGTTCCTTATCTAGATTTACAACATGCGGATAAATATGCGGACAGTCTGCATTTGTCCAATCATCTACAAAAGCTTTATGTACAACTGGGTAGCGTTGCCCCGAAAGTGTACAAGCTAAGTGCCGACAGCAAACCTATCTATGAGCTGGCCTCTAATGTATTGACCGACTTACTAATAAAAGAACCACACGAAGGTGTTAGGGCAAGTTTATCGAAGCTGAGAACCTACTTAGCGCGTCTTACTCTGTGGTGTCACATCATCAATGAAATAGGTTCCGGCGATACCAACATCCCCGAATATATCCAACCAGTGAACGTTATAAGAGCCATAAAGCTGGTTTGGTTCTATTTGGGACAGGTCAGACTACTCTATGCTCTAAACAGCCCACAAGAGGAATTAACAGGCGACTTGCTGAAGATTCAAGAGAAAGCTTTATCCACCAGTGGGGGGGTAACTATAAGAGAGCTTCAGAAATATATTCGTTCTCTCAGAGATAAACCTAATGAAGAAATACTCACTATGCTTCACCAGCTAGAAGGCAGTGGTTATGGATACATAGTTAAAGCTGGAAAATCAACTAAATATGTAACTGCCGACAAGTGCCGACGAATTGCCGACGAATTGCCGACATCCTCTATAGAGGAATTATTAGCTCAAAGTACTACTACTGGTGGATTATTTAATAAAAATAATTCAACTGCCGACAATGCCGACAGTTTTTCAAGCTTTGACGAAAATCTTGAATCTGGTATAACAGGCGACTCGATTTTAGAAAATCAAAAAAGTACCCCTGTCGGCAGTGAAAATGTCGGCGATTCTCCTGAAGCCCTTGTAAATCAAGAGGTTGAGATGTCGGCACTTGAGAAAAATATGTCGGCGATGTCGGCACTTGAAGATGAACCACCAATAACAGTGGTGGATAGTGCTGGGGTAGGAATATCCGTAGGCGATAGAGTCTCTATGTTTAATATGATGCTCAGGGAATATAGCTGTTCTGGGGAGATAGTAAATTTCCGGATGGATAAAGCTGGTTCAAGAGTAGTCGGGGCGATTGTAAGGGTGTGTCCTACTGGATTCAATCCGAATAATGAACCAAAAGAAATCTTCGTGGCAATTCATTTATTGAAGAAATTAAATAAAGTCAATTTTTGA
- a CDS encoding ribbon-helix-helix domain-containing protein, which yields MPLTVENRKTQLNSTVDPKIKAAVKELAKKENRNVSNLVEYALKLYLEQHAS from the coding sequence ATGCCTTTAACAGTAGAAAACAGAAAAACACAACTTAATTCAACAGTTGATCCAAAGATAAAAGCTGCCGTCAAAGAATTAGCTAAAAAAGAAAATCGAAATGTCAGCAACCTTGTTGAATATGCATTGAAACTCTATTTAGAGCAACACGCATCATAG